From Tiliqua scincoides isolate rTilSci1 chromosome 2, rTilSci1.hap2, whole genome shotgun sequence, the proteins below share one genomic window:
- the DUS1L gene encoding tRNA-dihydrouridine(16/17) synthase [NAD(P)(+)]-like → MPKLKGFEFWKNTLRGARFVVAPMVDQSELAWRLLSRRHGAQLCYTPMLHAQVFVRDANYRKENLYCDVCPEDRPLIVQFCANDPEVFVQAALLAQDYCDAIDLNLGCPQMIAKRGHYGAFLQEEWDLLRRMIALANEKLSVPITCKIRVFPEIGKTVKYAQLLEEAGCQLLTVHGRTKEQKGPLAGVASWEHIKAVRKAVKIPVFANGNIQFLSDVEQCMQKTGVQGVMSAEGNLHNPALFEGRNPVVWEMAEEYLEIVQQYPCPLSYVRAHLFKLWHHTLQVHQQLRDELAKVKTLEGLAAVSRELKLHCQEEIASLKEEEKPKQGLPFFHWICQPYIRPGPKETWKENNTSGMEGSTRGKRALEDEDDGNSDSLSKNKQKKKLRNPNKSFDPSLKPKYAKCDQCGNPKGNKCVFNLCRGCCKKRAFKETADCPGHGLLFKTKYEKSLLWKSGQSSLGNIDATAQKEEVEETLLLKEAIDGVA, encoded by the exons ATGCCCAAACTTAAGGGCTTTGAGTTCTGGAAAAACACCTTGAGAGGTGCCCGTTTTGTGGTTGCTCCTATGGTGGATCAAAGTGAACTGGCTTGGAGACTGTTAAGCCGTCGCCATGGAGCCCAGCTGTGCTACACCCCTATGCTGCACGCTCAAGTCTTTGTCAGAGATGCCAATTATCGCAAGGAGAACCTATATTGTGATGTATGCCCTGAAGACAGACCTTTGATTGTGCAG TTCTGTGCCAATGACCCAGAAGTGTTTGTCCAGGCTGCCTTGTTGGCTCAGGATTACTGTGATGCTATTGATCTGAATTTGGGATGTCCGCAGATGATTGCAAAGAGAG GCCACTATGGAGCATTCCTGCAGGAGGAGTGGGACCTTCTTCGGAGAATGA TTGCATTGGCTAATGAGAAGCTGTCTGTTCCTATCACGTGCAAAATCCGTGTTTTCCCAGAAATTGGCAAGACTGTGAAATATGCTCAGTTGCTGGAAGAGGCTGGCTGCCAA CTCCTGACAGTCCATGGTCGTACTAAAGAACAGAAAGGACCTCTTGCAGGTGTGGCCTCCTGGGAGCACATAAAGGCCGTTAG AAAGGCTGTGAAGATCCCTGTTTTTGCAAATGGAAACATCCAGTTCCTCAGTGATGTGGAACAGTGTATGCAGAAGACGGGGGTCCAGGGTGTCATGAGTGCAG AAGGCAATCTTCATAATCCAGCTCTGTTTGAGGGGAGAAATCCTGTCGTCTGGGAGATGGCTGAGGAATACCTCGAAATAGTCCAGCAGTATCCTTGTCCGCTGTCTTATGTCCGGGCTCATCTCTTCAAGCTTTGGCATCACAC CCTACAAGTTCACCAGCAGCTGCGTGATGAACTAGCAAAAGTGAAGACACTGGAAGGACTCGCAGCTGTCAGCAGAGAGCTGAAGTTGCATTGCCAG GAGGAAATAGCCAGCTtgaaggaagaagagaagccaAAGCAAGGGTTGCCTTTCTTTCACTGGATTTGTCAGCCATACATCAGGCCAGG GCCCAAGGAGACATGGAAGGAAAATAATACCAGTGGGATGGAAGGAAGTACACGGGGGAAACGAGCTCTGGAGGATGAGGATGATGGAAACTCAGATTCTCTCTCAAAGAACAAGCAAAAGAAGAAATTGAGAAATCCTAATAAAAGCTTTGATCCATCCCTAAAAC CTAAATATGCAAAATGCGATCAGTGTGGAAATCCAAAG GGCAACAAGTGTGTGTTTAACCTATGCCGTGGATGCTGTAAGAAAAGGGCTTTCAAAGAGACAGCAGATTGTCCTG GTCATGGCCTGCTTTTTAAAACCAAATACGAAAAGTCCCTTTTGTGGAAAAGTGGTCAATCCAGTCTGGGAAATATTGACGCAACAGCACagaaagaagaagtggaagagacTCTGTTGCTCAAAGAAGCAATCGATGGTGTGGCATGA